The Lineus longissimus chromosome 2, tnLinLong1.2, whole genome shotgun sequence genome window below encodes:
- the LOC135483249 gene encoding serine/arginine repetitive matrix protein 1-like isoform X4, translating to MQHSSAVSNSETMDDSGRALLSMDIDRFTKLGHEELQNGDVTKAVEAFLFAFKQAKQFDDGYLERSCAFNLGAVYIASNNPEKGLELLQRAVPPMNKRDGSSNGDLYYNFGLGYESLKNSAEMVKYFQMALQEYELENNHEMIAALSKKLGQIYAKGSKSKEAADCYGKAAKAFGSLFQVEERILMLSNRAQQLLKVGDKTECLPTLDDCFQLCQKMENKSSQVKLYGDLGLFYTQCGDYGKACQCFQDALYIVKLVTTDKKKEAVIVQNLGAVYNTLGQYEEALNHHTAAAAMHAELGNRGAQGQCFSNAAYSYTQLGDNESAGEFYLHALQASKDAGDKHGEWQAMEGLGAVAFNRGLTDRAVQYFNKALVILSGCEQNLVAQERIVGKLTDAIQCKVAKASDGLPPLPVKHSLSTKESVQSIPVTMSKRELARSHSGRPPSVISLPTKQTPLYVPAPPMKDIDRNIRLLVNDESPSTRDFYRPTAPLTRRPRKISDTGLIIPYYNALGLSDYDSDTDLSLSTAPSSRRVSRSRRLSDEVDGMLKQFREDSYRSEDYYPYYQKPYNTPLWKGRTNRPLTARPERRKKKTSLTNEEVALIRAMRRGSRDTSEKSRQPVEAPKSSKKEKKRRLGARRPVSPSNVMVPHAKNVLSDRRLLRSNTFDSKENYRQRMKKLYKLSDSDIDWEYLNRIGPKPITPRESLIRGRSFVEEGVHIFSSKVSESSSSTSLSLDSKTTKESDSETETDTDSDEETIEEHQDNLPTSFNLDSIRYARTSEEYRRMMKEGREVRRYSPADPDKGVRPMSSRQRPSDRQRSYNGRPSSSKSRPKETDEIPKARVSPRAQAPPSPRQAQPSPRTQPSPREEASSIESPVPVSLPTQNLEMAPRPPESPRSPSQEHPPSRERFEKRMMEHMDAEKSEQRTNRIDSIDSAQSSSMADTDSRSNSRDPDYEDALPVETAVSPDAAPASSPRPLDRGVSLATSATDKSDNRDLEEYRRKLERRDASLDGTESISESNLSESGSLYTSSDSGTLTADEEPPYESIRLGTTGTPPPVPPPLESTYEKPTGAQPGPNFFRADTEEVEEKMTASEAVMGESGLYESIRTGKFEDVPPGVEPTAGDGTNGGEGTSQPVVPPRPPNIENMSRAEKEMKDNREKALYDYQVKRDEYQRRREERRKLQQASVEEKDDKLRARQRSRMCSVM from the exons ATGCAGCATAGCAGCGCTGTCAGT AATTCAGAAACAATGGATGATTCAGGCCGAGCACTCCTGTCAATGGACATTGACAGGTTTACTAAACTTGGCCATGAAGAACTGCAGAATGGTGACGTCACGAAGGCTGTGGAGGCGTTCTTGTTCGCGTTCAAACAGGCGAAGCAATTTGACGATGGTTATTTGGAAAGGTCATGTGCTTTCAACCTTGGTGCTGTGTATATTGCTTCCAATAACCCGGAAAAGGGACTTGAACTTCTGCAGAGAGCTGTGCCCCCTATGAATAAAAGAGATGGAAGCTCAAATGGAGATTTGTACTATAACTTCGGATTGGGTTACGAATCACTTAAAAATAGTGCAGAGATGGTCAAGTACTTTCAAATGGCACTCCAAGAATATGAACTGGAGAATAACCATGAGATGATTGCTGCACTATCTAAGAAACTAGGACAGATCTATGCTAAGGGTTCTAAGTCTAAGGAAGCTGCGGATTGCTATGGTAAGGCAGCCAAGGCATTTGGTAGCTTATTCCAAGTCGAGGAGAGGATTCTGATGCTCAGTAACCGGGCACAGCAACTTTTGAAAGTCGGGGATAAAACAGAATGCCTGCCAACTCTCGATGATTGTTTTCAACTTTGCCAAAAGATGGAGAACAAGTCCAGTCAAG TCAAATTATACGGTGACCTTGGTCTCTTTTACACTCAATGTGGCGACTACGGGAAAGCATGTCAATGTTTCCAGGATGCTCTCTACATCGTGAAGCTCGTCACCACAGACAAGAAGAAAGAAGCTGTGATTGTACAAAATCTTGGTGCTGTTTATAACACTCTTGGGCAATATGAGGAGGCTTTGAATCATCATACTGCTGCTGCAGCGATGCATG CTGAACTCGGTAATCGGGGTGCCCAAGGCCAGTGTTTCTCCAATGCTGCCTATTCATACACGCAGCTTGGTGACAACGAATCGGCCGGCGAGTTCTACCTTCACGCTCTTCAGGCTTCGAAAGATGCTGGAGACAAACACGGAGAATGGCAGGCGATGGAAGGTCTCGGAGCTGTCGCCTTCAACAGGGGACTAACCGATAGAGCTGTACAGTATTTCAACAAAGCCCTGGTCATTCTATCAGGCTGCGAACAGAATCTAGTGGCACAGGAAAGAATCGTTGGAAAGCTGACGGATGCCATACAGTGCAAAGTTGCCAAGGCTTCAGATGGGCTTCCACCGTTACCTGTCAAACATTCGCTGAGTACCAAAGAGTCAGTGCAGTCG ATACCAGTCACCATGAGCAAAAGAGAGCTTGCAAGAAGTCACAGTGGACGTCCGCCGTCAGTCATCTCGCTTCCAACGAAGCAGACTCCCTTGTATGTACCAGCGCCACCTATGAAGGATATCGACAGGAACATCAGGTTATTAGTTAATGACGAATCTCCATCCACACGGGATTTTTATAGGCCAACTGCTCCCTTGACAAG GCGACCCAGGAAAATTTCTGACACAGGTTTGATCATACCATATTATAATGCCCTCGGTCTGTCGGACTACGACAGTGATACAGACTTGTCGCTTTCAACGGCACCGTCTTCCCGCAGAGTATCTCGTAGTCGAAGGTTATCAGATGAAGTGGACGGAATGCTCAAACAGTTTAGAGAAGACAG TTATCGAAGTGAGGACTATTACCCATACTACCAGAAACCGTATAATACACCTTTGTG GAAAGGTCGCACCAATCGTCCATTGACTGCTAGACCTGagagaagaaagaaaaagacaTCATTGACAAATGAGGAAGTTGCATTGATCAGAGCCATGCGTCGTGGTTCCAGGGACACGTCAGAAAAGAGCAGACAGCCAGTTGAGGCACCTAAATCGtcaaagaaggagaagaaaagaAG GTTAGGTGCAAGGAGACCTGTAAGTCCCTCAAACGTCATGGTACCTCATGCGAAAAATGTGTTAAGTGATCGACGTCTTCTCAGATCAAATACATTTGATTCCAAGGAAAATTACAGACAACGCATGAAGAAGTTGTATAAACTTTCAGATTCTG ATATTGACTGGGAATACCTCAATAGAATTGGGCCAAAACCGATAACTCCCCGTGAGTCGCTGATCCGTGGCAGGAGCTTCGTTGAGGAAGGTGTCCACATCTTCAGCAGTAAAGTTTCAGAGTCGTCGTCATCCACGTCACTAAGCTTGGACTCAAAAACAACCAAAGAGTCGGACAGTGAAACAGAAACTGATACTGACTCTGATGAGGAAACGATTGAGGAACACCAGGATAATCTCCCAACAAGCTTTAACCTAGACAGTATTCGATATGCTCGCACATCTGAGGAGTATCGGCGCATGATGAAGGAAGGCCGTGAAGTACGAAGATACTCACCTGCGGATCCAGACAAGGGTGTGCGTCCTATGTCATCGCGGCAAAGACCATCAGATAGACAGAGGTCTTATAATGGCAGACCGTCATCTTCAAAAAGCAGACCCAAAGAAACTGACGAAATACCCAAGGCGCGTGTGTCACCTAGAGCACAAGCTCCACCATCACCACGCCAGGCTCAACCGTCACCCCGAACGCAGCCATCCCCAAGAGAAGAAGCCTCCTCAATCGAATCACCTGTGCCAGTATCTTTGCCAACCCAAAACCTTGAGATGGCACCGAGACCACCTGAGTCCCCCAGGTCTCCCTCACAAGAACACCCACCCTCCAGGGAGCGCTTTGAAAAACGTATGATGGAACACATGGACGCAGAAAAATCTGAGCAAAGAACGAATCGTATTGACTCCATCGATAGTGCTCAGTCTTCATCAATGGCGGACACAGACTCACGGTCGAATTCACGTGATCCTGATTACGAAGATGCATTACCTGTAGAAACTGCTGTATCTCCTGATGCAGCACCCGCATCGTCACCAAGGCCTCTGGATCGAGGAGTGTCTCTTGCCACCTCTGCAACTGATAAGTCGGACAACCGGGATTTAGAGGAGTATCGACGGAAGCTGGAACGACGTGATGCCAGTTTGGATGGCACAGAATCTATATCTGAGAGTAACTTGTCAGAAAGTGGGTCATTGTACACCTCGTCTGATTCTGGGACTCTTACAGCAGATGAAGAACCACCATATGAATCGATCAGGCTAGGAAC AACTGGTACACCTCCACCTGTTCCTCCACCATTGGAGTCCACCTATGAGAAACCAACAGGTGCACAACCTGGGCCAAACTTCTTCAGGGCGGACACTGAGGAAGTTGAGGAGAAGATGACAGCCAGTGAAG CAGTTATGGGGGAAAGTGGTCTTTATGAAAGTATCCGGACGGGCAAGTTTGAGGATGTACCACCTGGTGTTGAACCCACAGCAGGAGATGGGACAAATGGCGGGGAGGGCACATCTCAGCCTGTCGTGCCACCTCGGCCTCCAAATATCGAAAACATGTCAAGAGCTGAGAA AGAAATGAAAGACAACAG AGAGAAGGCTTTGTATGATTATCAAGTAAAGAGGGATGAATATCAGAGGAGACGGGAGGAGAGGAGAAAGTTACAGCAGGCCTCAGTAGAGGAAAAAGATGATAAGCTGAGGGCTCGGCAAAGGAGCCGAATGTGCTCAGTGATGTAG
- the LOC135483249 gene encoding serine/arginine repetitive matrix protein 1-like isoform X5 — protein MDDSGRALLSMDIDRFTKLGHEELQNGDVTKAVEAFLFAFKQAKQFDDGYLERSCAFNLGAVYIASNNPEKGLELLQRAVPPMNKRDGSSNGDLYYNFGLGYESLKNSAEMVKYFQMALQEYELENNHEMIAALSKKLGQIYAKGSKSKEAADCYGKAAKAFGSLFQVEERILMLSNRAQQLLKVGDKTECLPTLDDCFQLCQKMENKSSQVKLYGDLGLFYTQCGDYGKACQCFQDALYIVKLVTTDKKKEAVIVQNLGAVYNTLGQYEEALNHHTAAAAMHAELGNRGAQGQCFSNAAYSYTQLGDNESAGEFYLHALQASKDAGDKHGEWQAMEGLGAVAFNRGLTDRAVQYFNKALVILSGCEQNLVAQERIVGKLTDAIQCKVAKASDGLPPLPVKHSLSTKESVQSIPVTMSKRELARSHSGRPPSVISLPTKQTPLYVPAPPMKDIDRNIRLLVNDESPSTRDFYRPTAPLTRNEFETKRRPRKISDTGLIIPYYNALGLSDYDSDTDLSLSTAPSSRRVSRSRRLSDEVDGMLKQFREDSYRSEDYYPYYQKPYNTPLWKGRTNRPLTARPERRKKKTSLTNEEVALIRAMRRGSRDTSEKSRQPVEAPKSSKKEKKRRLGARRPVSPSNVMVPHAKNVLSDRRLLRSNTFDSKENYRQRMKKLYKLSDSDIDWEYLNRIGPKPITPRESLIRGRSFVEEGVHIFSSKVSESSSSTSLSLDSKTTKESDSETETDTDSDEETIEEHQDNLPTSFNLDSIRYARTSEEYRRMMKEGREVRRYSPADPDKGVRPMSSRQRPSDRQRSYNGRPSSSKSRPKETDEIPKARVSPRAQAPPSPRQAQPSPRTQPSPREEASSIESPVPVSLPTQNLEMAPRPPESPRSPSQEHPPSRERFEKRMMEHMDAEKSEQRTNRIDSIDSAQSSSMADTDSRSNSRDPDYEDALPVETAVSPDAAPASSPRPLDRGVSLATSATDKSDNRDLEEYRRKLERRDASLDGTESISESNLSESGSLYTSSDSGTLTADEEPPYESIRLGTTGTPPPVPPPLESTYEKPTGAQPGPNFFRADTEEVEEKMTASEAVMGESGLYESIRTGKFEDVPPGVEPTAGDGTNGGEGTSQPVVPPRPPNIENMSRAEKEMKDNREKALYDYQVKRDEYQRRREERRKLQQASVEEKDDKLRARQRSRMCSVM, from the exons ATGGATGATTCAGGCCGAGCACTCCTGTCAATGGACATTGACAGGTTTACTAAACTTGGCCATGAAGAACTGCAGAATGGTGACGTCACGAAGGCTGTGGAGGCGTTCTTGTTCGCGTTCAAACAGGCGAAGCAATTTGACGATGGTTATTTGGAAAGGTCATGTGCTTTCAACCTTGGTGCTGTGTATATTGCTTCCAATAACCCGGAAAAGGGACTTGAACTTCTGCAGAGAGCTGTGCCCCCTATGAATAAAAGAGATGGAAGCTCAAATGGAGATTTGTACTATAACTTCGGATTGGGTTACGAATCACTTAAAAATAGTGCAGAGATGGTCAAGTACTTTCAAATGGCACTCCAAGAATATGAACTGGAGAATAACCATGAGATGATTGCTGCACTATCTAAGAAACTAGGACAGATCTATGCTAAGGGTTCTAAGTCTAAGGAAGCTGCGGATTGCTATGGTAAGGCAGCCAAGGCATTTGGTAGCTTATTCCAAGTCGAGGAGAGGATTCTGATGCTCAGTAACCGGGCACAGCAACTTTTGAAAGTCGGGGATAAAACAGAATGCCTGCCAACTCTCGATGATTGTTTTCAACTTTGCCAAAAGATGGAGAACAAGTCCAGTCAAG TCAAATTATACGGTGACCTTGGTCTCTTTTACACTCAATGTGGCGACTACGGGAAAGCATGTCAATGTTTCCAGGATGCTCTCTACATCGTGAAGCTCGTCACCACAGACAAGAAGAAAGAAGCTGTGATTGTACAAAATCTTGGTGCTGTTTATAACACTCTTGGGCAATATGAGGAGGCTTTGAATCATCATACTGCTGCTGCAGCGATGCATG CTGAACTCGGTAATCGGGGTGCCCAAGGCCAGTGTTTCTCCAATGCTGCCTATTCATACACGCAGCTTGGTGACAACGAATCGGCCGGCGAGTTCTACCTTCACGCTCTTCAGGCTTCGAAAGATGCTGGAGACAAACACGGAGAATGGCAGGCGATGGAAGGTCTCGGAGCTGTCGCCTTCAACAGGGGACTAACCGATAGAGCTGTACAGTATTTCAACAAAGCCCTGGTCATTCTATCAGGCTGCGAACAGAATCTAGTGGCACAGGAAAGAATCGTTGGAAAGCTGACGGATGCCATACAGTGCAAAGTTGCCAAGGCTTCAGATGGGCTTCCACCGTTACCTGTCAAACATTCGCTGAGTACCAAAGAGTCAGTGCAGTCG ATACCAGTCACCATGAGCAAAAGAGAGCTTGCAAGAAGTCACAGTGGACGTCCGCCGTCAGTCATCTCGCTTCCAACGAAGCAGACTCCCTTGTATGTACCAGCGCCACCTATGAAGGATATCGACAGGAACATCAGGTTATTAGTTAATGACGAATCTCCATCCACACGGGATTTTTATAGGCCAACTGCTCCCTTGACAAG GAatgaatttgaaacaaaaag GCGACCCAGGAAAATTTCTGACACAGGTTTGATCATACCATATTATAATGCCCTCGGTCTGTCGGACTACGACAGTGATACAGACTTGTCGCTTTCAACGGCACCGTCTTCCCGCAGAGTATCTCGTAGTCGAAGGTTATCAGATGAAGTGGACGGAATGCTCAAACAGTTTAGAGAAGACAG TTATCGAAGTGAGGACTATTACCCATACTACCAGAAACCGTATAATACACCTTTGTG GAAAGGTCGCACCAATCGTCCATTGACTGCTAGACCTGagagaagaaagaaaaagacaTCATTGACAAATGAGGAAGTTGCATTGATCAGAGCCATGCGTCGTGGTTCCAGGGACACGTCAGAAAAGAGCAGACAGCCAGTTGAGGCACCTAAATCGtcaaagaaggagaagaaaagaAG GTTAGGTGCAAGGAGACCTGTAAGTCCCTCAAACGTCATGGTACCTCATGCGAAAAATGTGTTAAGTGATCGACGTCTTCTCAGATCAAATACATTTGATTCCAAGGAAAATTACAGACAACGCATGAAGAAGTTGTATAAACTTTCAGATTCTG ATATTGACTGGGAATACCTCAATAGAATTGGGCCAAAACCGATAACTCCCCGTGAGTCGCTGATCCGTGGCAGGAGCTTCGTTGAGGAAGGTGTCCACATCTTCAGCAGTAAAGTTTCAGAGTCGTCGTCATCCACGTCACTAAGCTTGGACTCAAAAACAACCAAAGAGTCGGACAGTGAAACAGAAACTGATACTGACTCTGATGAGGAAACGATTGAGGAACACCAGGATAATCTCCCAACAAGCTTTAACCTAGACAGTATTCGATATGCTCGCACATCTGAGGAGTATCGGCGCATGATGAAGGAAGGCCGTGAAGTACGAAGATACTCACCTGCGGATCCAGACAAGGGTGTGCGTCCTATGTCATCGCGGCAAAGACCATCAGATAGACAGAGGTCTTATAATGGCAGACCGTCATCTTCAAAAAGCAGACCCAAAGAAACTGACGAAATACCCAAGGCGCGTGTGTCACCTAGAGCACAAGCTCCACCATCACCACGCCAGGCTCAACCGTCACCCCGAACGCAGCCATCCCCAAGAGAAGAAGCCTCCTCAATCGAATCACCTGTGCCAGTATCTTTGCCAACCCAAAACCTTGAGATGGCACCGAGACCACCTGAGTCCCCCAGGTCTCCCTCACAAGAACACCCACCCTCCAGGGAGCGCTTTGAAAAACGTATGATGGAACACATGGACGCAGAAAAATCTGAGCAAAGAACGAATCGTATTGACTCCATCGATAGTGCTCAGTCTTCATCAATGGCGGACACAGACTCACGGTCGAATTCACGTGATCCTGATTACGAAGATGCATTACCTGTAGAAACTGCTGTATCTCCTGATGCAGCACCCGCATCGTCACCAAGGCCTCTGGATCGAGGAGTGTCTCTTGCCACCTCTGCAACTGATAAGTCGGACAACCGGGATTTAGAGGAGTATCGACGGAAGCTGGAACGACGTGATGCCAGTTTGGATGGCACAGAATCTATATCTGAGAGTAACTTGTCAGAAAGTGGGTCATTGTACACCTCGTCTGATTCTGGGACTCTTACAGCAGATGAAGAACCACCATATGAATCGATCAGGCTAGGAAC AACTGGTACACCTCCACCTGTTCCTCCACCATTGGAGTCCACCTATGAGAAACCAACAGGTGCACAACCTGGGCCAAACTTCTTCAGGGCGGACACTGAGGAAGTTGAGGAGAAGATGACAGCCAGTGAAG CAGTTATGGGGGAAAGTGGTCTTTATGAAAGTATCCGGACGGGCAAGTTTGAGGATGTACCACCTGGTGTTGAACCCACAGCAGGAGATGGGACAAATGGCGGGGAGGGCACATCTCAGCCTGTCGTGCCACCTCGGCCTCCAAATATCGAAAACATGTCAAGAGCTGAGAA AGAAATGAAAGACAACAG AGAGAAGGCTTTGTATGATTATCAAGTAAAGAGGGATGAATATCAGAGGAGACGGGAGGAGAGGAGAAAGTTACAGCAGGCCTCAGTAGAGGAAAAAGATGATAAGCTGAGGGCTCGGCAAAGGAGCCGAATGTGCTCAGTGATGTAG